Proteins encoded in a region of the Betaproteobacteria bacterium genome:
- a CDS encoding TPM domain-containing protein: MHWLKRFFRHVWMSPIILGRRFPAATLAAIEHAVAMGEKTHRGQVRFVVEAELNTGQLWNGITSRQRAIDVFSLLRVWDTEENNGVLVYILLADHKVEIIADRAIHREVGDDRWRAICKEIEVRYRKGDFLNGSVIGIEKISAELAHCYPARGDEKNEQSDKPVLM, translated from the coding sequence ATGCATTGGTTAAAACGCTTTTTCCGTCACGTCTGGATGTCGCCGATTATCCTTGGCAGGCGGTTTCCGGCGGCGACGCTCGCGGCCATTGAGCATGCGGTGGCCATGGGCGAAAAAACCCATCGCGGCCAAGTGCGGTTTGTCGTCGAGGCGGAACTCAACACCGGTCAGCTTTGGAATGGGATCACCTCGCGCCAACGGGCGATCGACGTTTTTTCACTGCTGCGCGTGTGGGACACAGAGGAGAACAATGGTGTTCTTGTCTACATCCTGCTCGCCGACCACAAAGTTGAAATCATCGCGGATCGCGCCATTCATCGCGAGGTTGGCGATGATCGCTGGCGCGCAATCTGCAAAGAGATTGAAGTGCGCTATCGGAAGGGTGATTTTCTCAATGGAAGCGTGATTGGCATAGAGAAAATCAGCGCGGAACTCGCGCATTGTTATCCGGCGCGCGGCGATGAGAAAAATGAGCAGTCGGACAAGCCTGTTTTGATGTAA
- the lplT gene encoding lysophospholipid transporter LplT: protein MKRGFFTIMAAQFFSSLADNALFIACVALIQMLQGPSWMTPMIKWGFAVSYVVLAAFVGAFADSLPKGKVMFITNTIKIVGCFAIFFFDFLKLPGNGGFWVVFAGYMVVGIGAAMYSPAKYGILTELLPPEQLVKGNGWIEGLTVVSIILGTVLGGALVSPNVSSWLLSFDLPMFNTGVDTPPEAAILVIAVFYVIAAIFNLNIPDTGARYRKQETHVVTLITDFWHCVETLWKDKLGQISLAVTTLFWGAGATLQLMVLEWGKQHLGLRLDQASLLMGVASVGTIIGAVVAGRYMTLKNALSVLPFGVAMGFTVMLMPVTYALPVVCVLLILIGGLGGFFVVPMNALLQHRGHVLLSAGHSIAVQNFNENLNILLMVAIYSVMLSFQLSINMIIIMFGGYVAALMVLIMYWNRLNHQRHPEIDQLIGIEKGETPSHFVERPH from the coding sequence ATGAAACGCGGTTTCTTCACCATCATGGCGGCGCAGTTTTTTTCGTCGCTCGCCGACAACGCATTGTTCATTGCGTGCGTCGCGCTCATCCAGATGCTGCAAGGGCCGAGCTGGATGACACCGATGATCAAATGGGGGTTCGCGGTTTCATACGTGGTATTGGCGGCTTTCGTCGGCGCCTTTGCCGATTCCTTGCCCAAGGGCAAGGTGATGTTCATCACCAACACCATCAAGATCGTCGGCTGTTTTGCCATTTTCTTTTTTGATTTTCTCAAGCTGCCCGGCAACGGCGGATTCTGGGTCGTATTTGCCGGTTACATGGTCGTTGGTATCGGCGCGGCGATGTATTCGCCGGCCAAGTACGGCATCCTCACCGAGCTGCTGCCGCCAGAGCAACTGGTCAAGGGCAATGGCTGGATAGAAGGATTGACGGTGGTGTCCATCATTCTCGGTACGGTGCTCGGCGGCGCACTCGTCAGTCCCAATGTTTCCAGCTGGCTGCTGTCCTTTGATTTGCCCATGTTCAACACCGGCGTCGATACGCCGCCGGAAGCGGCCATTCTGGTGATCGCCGTGTTCTATGTTATCGCCGCGATTTTCAATCTGAATATCCCCGACACCGGCGCGCGTTATCGCAAGCAGGAAACCCACGTAGTGACGCTCATCACCGATTTCTGGCACTGCGTGGAAACTTTGTGGAAAGACAAACTCGGCCAGATTTCCCTGGCCGTCACGACATTATTCTGGGGCGCGGGCGCCACGCTTCAACTGATGGTGCTGGAATGGGGCAAACAACATCTGGGCTTGCGCCTCGATCAGGCTTCGCTGCTGATGGGTGTCGCGAGTGTTGGCACCATCATCGGTGCCGTGGTGGCGGGCCGATACATGACACTCAAGAACGCGCTGAGCGTGCTGCCATTCGGCGTTGCCATGGGCTTTACCGTGATGCTGATGCCTGTCACCTATGCGCTACCAGTCGTTTGCGTATTGCTGATTCTGATTGGTGGATTGGGCGGCTTCTTTGTGGTGCCGATGAACGCACTGCTACAGCACCGCGGGCACGTTCTGCTCTCGGCCGGCCATTCGATCGCCGTCCAGAATTTCAACGAGAACCTCAATATCCTGCTGATGGTGGCGATCTATTCCGTGATGCTCTCGTTCCAGTTATCGATCAACATGATCATCATCATGTTTGGCGGATATGTCGCCGCACTGATGGTGCTGATCATGTACTGGAACCGGCTGAATCATCAGCGCCATCCGGAGATTGATCAGTTAATCGGTATTGAGAAAGGCGAGACACCGTCACACTTTGTAGAACGGCCGCACTGA
- a CDS encoding peroxiredoxin, whose product MSGNAIPDFEVAATGNQRFASAAFKGHPYVVYFYPKDDTPGCTIEGAQFRDLHKEFTKAGFMVFGVSRDSVASHEKFKAKMNFPFDLLSDSDETMCKIFNVIKEKNMYGKKVMGIERSTFIINRNGEVAKEWRGVKVDGHALEVLNAAKSMS is encoded by the coding sequence ATGTCCGGAAATGCGATCCCCGATTTTGAAGTGGCTGCCACAGGCAACCAGCGTTTCGCCAGCGCGGCATTCAAAGGCCATCCCTACGTTGTCTATTTTTACCCGAAGGACGACACGCCCGGCTGCACGATTGAAGGCGCGCAATTCCGTGATCTGCACAAGGAATTCACCAAGGCCGGCTTCATGGTGTTTGGTGTATCGCGGGATAGCGTCGCCAGTCACGAGAAATTCAAGGCCAAGATGAATTTCCCGTTTGACCTGTTGTCCGATAGCGACGAGACGATGTGCAAGATATTCAATGTCATCAAAGAGAAAAACATGTATGGTAAAAAGGTTATGGGCATTGAGCGCTCAACCTTCATCATTAACCGCAACGGCGAAGTGGCAAAGGAGTGGCGCGGCGTCAAGGTTGATGGCCATGCCCTGGAAGTCTTAAATGCCGCAAAATCCATGTCATAA
- a CDS encoding polysaccharide deacetylase family protein, translating to MKKYLALKIDVDTLKGTRLGVPALIDLLKKHQAGATFLFSLGPDHTGRAIKRVFRKGFLGKVKRTSVVSHYGFPTLLYGTLLPGPDIGKRCRDILSRTRDEGFEVGIHTWDHVKWQDGVGEADAAWTRGQMQLAQNRFTDIFKESARTHGAAGWQMSRHALRLTEEMKFDYCSDGRALMPGATPHFPVVNAEIIDCPQIPTTLPTLDELIGLDNCTDANVHEQLLTLTETAPAIRAAQAPMAAHVFTLHAELEGMRLLPVFDKLLAGWKDQGYELVSTETVYRNLDRAHLPYYEAKSGSIPGRSGLLLLQGRPFLPKHAEAA from the coding sequence ATGAAAAAGTACCTCGCGCTCAAGATAGATGTAGACACGCTGAAAGGGACCAGGCTGGGCGTTCCTGCGCTGATCGACCTGTTGAAGAAACACCAGGCCGGCGCCACGTTCCTGTTCAGTCTCGGCCCCGACCACACCGGCCGCGCCATCAAGCGCGTGTTCCGCAAGGGCTTTCTCGGCAAGGTCAAACGCACCTCGGTGGTGTCGCATTACGGCTTTCCGACGCTGCTCTACGGCACCTTGCTGCCGGGACCGGACATCGGTAAACGCTGCCGCGACATTCTGTCCAGGACCCGCGATGAAGGCTTTGAGGTCGGCATCCACACGTGGGATCACGTCAAATGGCAGGACGGCGTCGGCGAAGCCGATGCGGCCTGGACCCGCGGGCAAATGCAACTCGCGCAAAATCGCTTTACGGACATTTTCAAGGAATCCGCCCGAACCCATGGCGCTGCCGGCTGGCAGATGTCCAGACATGCACTGCGACTCACAGAGGAAATGAAATTTGACTATTGCAGCGATGGCCGCGCGCTTATGCCCGGCGCCACGCCGCATTTTCCGGTGGTCAATGCCGAGATCATCGACTGCCCGCAGATTCCCACCACTCTTCCCACGCTCGATGAATTGATCGGTCTGGACAACTGCACTGACGCCAACGTGCATGAACAATTGCTGACATTGACAGAGACCGCGCCGGCTATTCGTGCTGCGCAGGCGCCGATGGCGGCGCATGTCTTCACGTTGCATGCCGAGCTCGAAGGCATGCGCTTGCTGCCCGTTTTCGATAAACTTTTGGCGGGCTGGAAGGACCAGGGGTATGAACTGGTATCGACCGAAACGGTCTATCGTAATCTGGACCGGGCGCATCTGCCGTACTATGAGGCAAAGTCAGGTTCTATTCCCGGGCGCAGCGGTCTCCTGCTTTTGCAAGGCCGGCCATTTTTGCCCAAGCACGCCGAGGCTGCGTAG
- a CDS encoding group II truncated hemoglobin codes for MQIDQSQTRITPYDQIGGEPAVKKLVEKFYDLMDADPDYYGIRKMHPPTLDGSREKLFKFLMGWLGGPPLYEQEFGHPRLRARHLPYAIASAERDQWMACMVRAMTDTGIEADMSKRLAQSFFQTADWMRNTGDN; via the coding sequence ATGCAAATCGACCAATCCCAAACCCGGATAACACCCTACGACCAAATTGGCGGCGAGCCCGCCGTGAAAAAACTGGTCGAGAAATTCTATGACTTGATGGACGCCGACCCGGATTATTACGGCATCCGTAAAATGCACCCCCCCACACTGGACGGCTCGCGCGAAAAACTGTTCAAGTTCCTGATGGGCTGGCTGGGCGGTCCGCCCCTCTATGAACAGGAGTTCGGTCATCCACGACTTCGGGCGCGGCATTTGCCGTATGCAATTGCGTCGGCGGAACGCGACCAGTGGATGGCCTGCATGGTTCGCGCGATGACCGACACCGGTATCGAAGCAGACATGAGCAAGCGGCTCGCGCAGTCATTCTTTCAAACGGCGGACTGGATGCGCAATACCGGCGACAACTGA
- the typA gene encoding translational GTPase TypA, protein MPRALRNIAIIAHVDHGKTTLVDKLLHQAGSFAAHQHIAERVMDSNDLEKERGITILAKNTAIDYEGVHINIVDTPGHADFGGEVERVLSMVDSVLLLVDAVEGPMPQTRFVTKKALALGLRPIVVVNKIDREGARPDWVVNHTFELMDKLGATEAQLDFPIVYASALNGWATLDWKQPATDMRALLDTILKHVPAPFAESEGSLQLQISALDYSSYVGRIGIGRIRRGKIKSGQEVLLLTPDKPPKRAKVNQVQSFQGLNKVPMDVAEAGEIVLINGIDDLSIGCTVASTDNPEALPLLGVDEPTLTMNFQVNTSPFAGQEGKFVTSRQIRERLDKELLVNVALRVEETEDTDVFLVSGRGELHLTILLENMRREGYELAVGKPRVVLKEINGEQCEPYEMLTVDVEDSNQGAVMEALGQRRADLLDMVPDGRGRVRLDYRIPARGLIGFQTDFMNMTRGTGIKSHIFDEYAPIRGDLPSRRNGVLISGEQGEAVAYALWKLQERGRMFVTPGDRLYNGMVIGIHSRDNDLVVNPIKGKQLTNVRASGTDEAVALVPAMQLSLESAIEFIDDDELVEITPKNIRIRKRFLLEHERKRASREAA, encoded by the coding sequence ATGCCTCGCGCCTTAAGAAATATCGCCATCATTGCCCACGTTGACCACGGTAAAACCACGCTGGTTGATAAACTCCTGCATCAGGCCGGCTCGTTCGCCGCCCATCAGCACATCGCCGAACGGGTGATGGATTCCAATGACCTGGAAAAAGAGCGCGGCATCACCATCCTCGCCAAGAACACCGCCATCGACTACGAAGGCGTGCATATCAATATCGTCGACACCCCCGGCCACGCGGATTTCGGCGGCGAGGTCGAGCGCGTGCTGTCGATGGTCGATAGCGTGTTGTTGCTGGTTGATGCCGTGGAAGGCCCGATGCCGCAAACGCGGTTCGTGACCAAAAAGGCGCTGGCGCTGGGATTGCGCCCAATCGTCGTGGTGAACAAGATCGACCGTGAAGGCGCGCGCCCGGACTGGGTGGTGAATCACACCTTTGAATTGATGGATAAGCTGGGTGCCACGGAAGCGCAACTCGATTTCCCGATCGTGTACGCCTCGGCATTGAATGGCTGGGCGACGCTCGACTGGAAACAGCCCGCGACCGACATGCGTGCGCTGCTGGATACCATTTTGAAACACGTTCCGGCGCCGTTCGCGGAATCAGAAGGATCGTTGCAACTGCAGATTTCCGCCCTTGATTATTCGAGCTACGTCGGGCGCATCGGCATCGGCCGAATTCGCCGCGGCAAGATCAAGTCGGGACAAGAAGTGCTGCTACTGACACCGGACAAACCGCCGAAGCGTGCAAAGGTCAATCAAGTACAAAGCTTCCAAGGCCTTAACAAGGTGCCAATGGATGTCGCCGAGGCGGGTGAAATCGTATTGATCAACGGCATCGATGATCTGTCCATTGGTTGCACCGTCGCCAGCACGGACAATCCGGAAGCGCTGCCGTTGCTGGGCGTGGACGAGCCGACGTTGACCATGAACTTCCAGGTCAATACCTCGCCATTCGCCGGTCAGGAAGGCAAGTTCGTCACGTCAAGGCAGATTCGCGAGCGCCTGGACAAAGAGTTGCTGGTGAACGTGGCCTTGCGGGTCGAGGAAACCGAGGATACCGATGTGTTTCTGGTGTCGGGCCGCGGTGAATTGCACCTGACCATCCTGCTGGAAAACATGCGCCGCGAAGGCTACGAACTGGCGGTCGGCAAGCCGCGGGTGGTGTTGAAAGAAATCAACGGCGAACAATGCGAGCCGTATGAAATGCTCACGGTGGATGTCGAAGACAGCAATCAGGGTGCGGTGATGGAGGCGTTGGGCCAGCGCCGTGCGGACTTGCTCGACATGGTACCGGACGGACGTGGGCGAGTGCGTCTTGACTACCGCATTCCCGCGCGTGGCCTGATCGGCTTCCAGACCGACTTCATGAACATGACGCGCGGCACCGGCATCAAGAGCCACATATTCGACGAGTACGCGCCGATCCGCGGCGATCTGCCCTCGCGCCGCAACGGTGTGCTGATTTCCGGCGAGCAGGGCGAGGCCGTGGCCTATGCGCTGTGGAAATTGCAGGAACGCGGCCGCATGTTTGTCACGCCCGGCGATCGCCTGTACAACGGCATGGTGATCGGTATCCACAGCCGCGATAACGATCTGGTGGTCAATCCCATCAAGGGCAAGCAGCTCACCAACGTGCGCGCGTCCGGCACCGACGAAGCGGTCGCACTGGTTCCGGCCATGCAGTTGTCGCTGGAAAGCGCGATTGAATTCATCGACGATGATGAATTGGTGGAAATTACGCCGAAGAACATTCGCATCCGCAAGCGCTTCCTGCTGGAGCACGAACGCAAGCGCGCGAGCCGCGAAGCCGCGTAG
- the rmuC gene encoding DNA recombination protein RmuC: MRKDDPIAEQETARAIEAAQEARHRAMLTDLSEGLAKQGDRIATSQLDASERVRQSVASLQLEQTQNLAGNREEMIRQLAALNLEIQQKQEALKTAMLGGTLEKLNEQSLAQQQKIESTLRMVTDRINASIEGLTKSTDKRLEEIGGKVNERLDEGFKKTNETFVNVIARLATIDEAQKKIDGLTTNVVSLQQLLGDKRSRGALGERQLEDIIKNALPESVYEFQYTFSSGKVRADCVLKLPAPTGLIAVDSKFPLESYERMFMEGPERVSAAVFKTSVKKHVDDIADKYIIQGETGEGAVMFIPAEAVFAEIHGNHRDLIDYAAARRVWLVSPTTLMAVLNTARVVLKDVETRKQIHIIQDELGKLGADFGRFQARMDDLAKHIGQANKDVEQVHISSRKISERFQKIEKAELDPPITPTAIGSTETADLPPALIVAKAGE; encoded by the coding sequence ATGCGTAAGGATGACCCGATCGCGGAGCAGGAAACCGCGCGGGCCATTGAAGCCGCGCAGGAAGCGCGTCACCGTGCCATGCTTACGGATTTGTCCGAAGGCCTCGCCAAACAGGGCGATCGCATTGCGACGAGTCAGCTCGATGCATCCGAGCGCGTTCGCCAATCCGTCGCGTCCCTGCAACTTGAGCAAACGCAGAACCTCGCCGGCAACCGTGAGGAAATGATTCGCCAGCTTGCCGCGCTCAATCTCGAAATCCAGCAGAAGCAGGAAGCACTCAAAACAGCGATGCTTGGCGGCACATTGGAAAAGCTGAACGAGCAATCGCTGGCGCAGCAGCAGAAAATCGAATCGACGCTGCGCATGGTCACGGACCGCATCAACGCGTCCATTGAAGGGCTCACCAAATCCACCGATAAACGCCTTGAGGAAATCGGCGGCAAGGTCAACGAGCGGCTCGATGAAGGCTTCAAGAAAACCAACGAGACTTTCGTCAACGTGATTGCGCGATTGGCGACGATCGACGAAGCGCAAAAGAAAATCGACGGACTCACGACCAACGTGGTATCGCTGCAACAATTGCTGGGCGACAAACGTTCGCGCGGCGCGCTCGGCGAACGCCAGCTTGAAGACATCATCAAGAATGCACTGCCGGAATCGGTCTATGAATTCCAGTACACGTTTTCAAGTGGAAAAGTGCGCGCCGATTGCGTGCTGAAACTGCCTGCGCCAACCGGTTTGATCGCAGTCGATTCCAAGTTTCCGCTGGAAAGTTACGAGCGCATGTTCATGGAGGGGCCCGAGCGTGTCTCGGCGGCCGTGTTCAAAACCAGCGTGAAAAAGCACGTCGATGATATCGCCGACAAATACATCATTCAGGGTGAAACCGGCGAGGGCGCGGTGATGTTCATCCCGGCCGAAGCCGTTTTCGCCGAGATTCATGGCAATCATCGCGACCTGATCGATTACGCCGCCGCGCGGCGCGTCTGGCTGGTATCACCGACCACGCTGATGGCGGTGCTGAATACCGCGCGGGTTGTGCTGAAGGATGTGGAAACGCGCAAGCAGATTCACATCATTCAGGATGAACTGGGCAAGCTTGGCGCCGATTTTGGACGCTTTCAGGCGCGCATGGACGATCTTGCCAAGCATATCGGCCAGGCCAACAAGGATGTGGAGCAAGTGCACATTTCCAGTCGCAAAATCAGTGAACGTTTTCAGAAAATCGAAAAAGCCGAGCTCGATCCACCAATTACGCCGACCGCCATCGGCTCAACGGAAACTGCCGATTTACCACCCGCGCTGATCGTGGCCAAAGCAGGTGAGTAG
- the mobB gene encoding molybdopterin-guanine dinucleotide biosynthesis protein B: MKTIAIAGYSGSGKTTLIEKVIPCLVMEGYKVSLVKHAHHEFDIDQPGKDSHRHRLAGATEVLISASNRWALMHELRGSAEPSLEEQLKHLSPCDVVIVEGWKYQVMPKIEVHRKLAGKPLLFVDDPSVVAVATDESLATGLPQFALDDAEGVALFIIHHLGLRKAAMHVVK, from the coding sequence ATGAAGACCATCGCAATCGCCGGCTACTCCGGCAGCGGCAAGACCACGCTGATCGAAAAAGTCATTCCCTGCCTGGTCATGGAAGGATACAAGGTCTCGCTGGTCAAGCACGCGCATCACGAATTCGATATCGACCAGCCGGGCAAGGATTCGCACCGCCATCGCCTGGCGGGCGCGACGGAGGTGCTGATTTCGGCCAGCAACCGCTGGGCTTTGATGCACGAATTGCGCGGCTCGGCGGAACCATCATTGGAAGAGCAGTTGAAGCATTTGTCACCCTGTGATGTGGTAATCGTCGAGGGCTGGAAGTATCAGGTGATGCCGAAGATTGAAGTGCATCGCAAACTGGCGGGTAAGCCGCTGCTGTTTGTCGATGATCCCTCGGTCGTCGCCGTGGCGACCGACGAGTCGCTTGCGACCGGGCTGCCGCAATTTGCGCTTGATGATGCGGAAGGCGTGGCGCTGTTCATCATTCACCACCTTGGCCTGCGCAAGGCAGCCATGCACGTCGTGAAGTGA
- the moaD gene encoding molybdopterin converting factor subunit 1, whose product MVKVMFFASLREALGTSQEAVSVPTPANVGALIGELRARGETWAQALASGKRWRVAVNQEMATLETVLSEGDEVAIFPPVTGG is encoded by the coding sequence ATGGTGAAGGTCATGTTCTTTGCAAGTCTTCGTGAGGCGCTTGGCACGTCGCAGGAAGCCGTGTCCGTGCCCACGCCGGCAAACGTAGGTGCGTTGATCGGCGAATTGCGCGCCCGGGGCGAGACTTGGGCACAGGCGCTCGCCAGCGGCAAGCGCTGGCGTGTCGCGGTGAATCAGGAGATGGCCACACTGGAGACGGTACTTTCCGAAGGTGATGAGGTGGCGATATTTCCGCCGGTAACAGGTGGGTAG
- the moaE gene encoding molybdopterin synthase catalytic subunit MoaE, giving the protein MKISIQTADFDVGAECTALRAGNAKIGAIASFVGLVRDINEGSGVSTLTLEHYPGMTEKALSAIVSRAQSRWDVLDCTVIHRVGDLAPTDQIVLVIVASGHRGDAFAACEFIMDFLKTDAPFWKKEQTPQGERWVDSRDSDATAALRWQDKLKTGK; this is encoded by the coding sequence ATGAAAATCAGTATCCAGACTGCGGACTTTGATGTGGGCGCGGAATGTACGGCGCTCCGCGCAGGGAACGCGAAAATCGGCGCGATCGCGTCTTTTGTCGGGTTGGTGCGTGACATTAATGAGGGCAGTGGAGTTTCGACACTCACACTGGAGCATTACCCGGGCATGACGGAAAAGGCGCTATCCGCGATAGTTTCGCGGGCCCAATCGCGTTGGGATGTCCTCGATTGCACGGTGATTCACCGCGTCGGAGACCTGGCGCCCACCGACCAGATTGTGCTGGTGATTGTCGCCAGCGGCCATCGGGGCGATGCCTTTGCGGCCTGCGAATTCATCATGGATTTCCTGAAGACAGACGCGCCGTTCTGGAAAAAGGAACAGACACCGCAGGGTGAGCGCTGGGTGGATTCGCGCGACAGCGACGCGACAGCGGCGCTGCGTTGGCAGGACAAATTGAAGACGGGTAAATGA